From a single Balneolales bacterium ANBcel1 genomic region:
- a CDS encoding tagatose 1,6-diphosphate aldolase — MEHLGKKRRLNMLSDSSGRFSMLAIDQRQSLRKMIAEQTKETPEKVAVASLKLVKRVVTSRLAYKASALLIDPRIGYASAWQFIPAGTGVLLSMEQTGYATVNQRERLTRLLPEWDVQKALAAGADGVKLLIWYNKDASDATLEHQTSIVRAMGEACERHSIPFILEVVCYPLDDALVTRPEFAHQKAMWVIDAARTFSRPEYRVDVLKLEFPGNLKYVKEYQSASFAGGDIIHDLSEIQDFCHQVNMASTIPWVILSAGVEPEEFIENIRICNNAGASGFLCGRAIWKDITRYFPDTQAMESYLSQTASAFFDAILSANHEALPWYQHEKYRLQSDSFTIK, encoded by the coding sequence ATGGAACATCTGGGAAAAAAACGCAGGCTTAACATGCTCAGCGATTCATCTGGACGTTTTTCCATGCTGGCCATTGATCAGCGGCAATCTCTGCGGAAAATGATTGCCGAACAGACAAAGGAGACTCCGGAAAAGGTTGCTGTTGCCAGCCTGAAACTGGTAAAAAGGGTAGTAACCAGCCGGTTAGCATATAAGGCGAGTGCATTGCTGATCGATCCCCGTATCGGATATGCCTCTGCCTGGCAATTCATTCCTGCTGGAACAGGCGTATTACTTTCGATGGAACAAACCGGATACGCTACAGTAAATCAGCGCGAGAGGCTTACACGTCTGTTGCCGGAGTGGGATGTCCAAAAGGCATTAGCGGCTGGAGCCGATGGAGTCAAGTTACTGATCTGGTACAACAAAGATGCCTCGGATGCAACTCTGGAACATCAAACCAGCATCGTTCGAGCCATGGGGGAAGCCTGCGAGCGGCACTCGATCCCATTTATACTGGAAGTGGTTTGTTATCCATTGGACGATGCTCTCGTTACCCGCCCTGAATTCGCTCATCAAAAAGCGATGTGGGTGATCGATGCTGCAAGAACTTTTTCCCGTCCTGAATACCGTGTCGATGTATTGAAACTGGAGTTTCCGGGAAACCTTAAATATGTCAAAGAGTATCAAAGTGCTTCGTTTGCCGGTGGTGACATCATCCACGATCTGTCGGAAATACAGGACTTTTGTCACCAGGTGAATATGGCTTCCACCATTCCATGGGTGATATTAAGTGCCGGTGTTGAGCCGGAGGAATTTATTGAAAATATCAGGATCTGCAACAACGCCGGAGCCAGCGGATTTCTTTGTGGCCGGGCAATCTGGAAAGACATAACCCGGTATTTCCCTGATACCCAGGCTATGGAATCTTATTTATCACAAACGGCCTCCGCTTTTTTTGACGCTATTCTCAGTGCCAATCATGAGGCTCTCCCCTGGTATCAGCATGAGAAATATCGACTCCAATCTGATTCATTTACTATAAAATAA